The Corynebacterium comes genome window below encodes:
- a CDS encoding HAD-IIA family hydrolase: MSLLATHDALLLDLDGTVWEGGRAIPGAVEAINASPVPGVYITNNAMRAPSDVAEKLRGIGLNAVEEDVVTSAQAAIELAARSLEPGDAIYVIGTSSFKELATRAGYVVVDSADDKPKAVLQGLDPEVTWAQLSEAALAIRGGASYFTSNLDTTLPTERGLMVGNGSMVAAVVSATGVTPTSAGKPLPAMMHTAARRLGAQRPLVVGDRLDTDIEGGNAAGMPTFQVLTGVSGHIALVEAVKEQRPTYVADSLHELNLSAAELSPGAQGGFTARVDGDDILLERGTAGSTSIQALRTVLEVAWALPKPPALIRPMSDDAYRAVADWW, encoded by the coding sequence ATGAGCCTTCTAGCCACCCATGATGCCCTGCTCCTCGATCTCGACGGAACCGTCTGGGAAGGGGGACGGGCCATCCCCGGGGCCGTGGAGGCCATCAATGCCTCGCCGGTGCCGGGCGTCTACATCACCAACAACGCCATGCGCGCCCCTTCCGATGTCGCAGAAAAGCTGCGGGGCATCGGCCTGAACGCGGTGGAAGAGGACGTGGTCACCTCCGCACAGGCCGCCATCGAGCTGGCTGCCCGGTCCCTGGAACCGGGTGACGCGATCTATGTCATCGGTACCTCCTCCTTCAAGGAGCTGGCGACCCGGGCGGGTTATGTCGTGGTCGACTCTGCAGACGATAAGCCTAAGGCCGTGCTGCAGGGGCTGGACCCGGAGGTGACCTGGGCGCAGCTCTCGGAGGCAGCGCTGGCCATTCGTGGCGGGGCCTCGTACTTCACCTCCAACCTGGACACCACGCTGCCCACGGAGCGGGGCCTGATGGTGGGCAACGGCTCGATGGTCGCGGCTGTCGTGTCCGCCACGGGCGTCACCCCTACCTCCGCGGGCAAGCCGCTGCCGGCGATGATGCACACCGCCGCACGACGTCTGGGGGCTCAACGGCCCCTGGTGGTGGGCGATCGTCTGGACACGGACATCGAAGGCGGCAACGCCGCGGGCATGCCGACGTTCCAGGTGCTCACGGGCGTTTCCGGACACATCGCACTGGTGGAGGCGGTCAAGGAGCAGCGCCCCACCTATGTGGCTGATTCTCTGCATGAGCTGAACCTGTCGGCGGCGGAACTCTCCCCGGGCGCCCAGGGCGGTTTCACCGCCCGCGTCGACGGCGATGACATTCTGCTCGAGCGCGGCACCGCAGGCTCGACCTCCATTCAGGCGCTGCGGACCGTGCTGGAGGTGGCCTGGGCGCTGCCGAAGCCGCCGGCGCTCATCCGCCCGATGAGCGATGACGCCTACCGCGCGGTGGCGGACTGGTGGTGA
- a CDS encoding Trm112 family protein, protein MSLDPKLLEVLACPKDKGPLTYLEDRQVLVNERLGLAYRIDDGIPVMLIDEAIPWPPAPDAD, encoded by the coding sequence ATGAGTCTCGATCCGAAGTTGCTGGAGGTCCTGGCCTGTCCCAAGGACAAGGGCCCGCTGACCTATCTCGAGGACCGTCAGGTCCTGGTCAATGAACGCCTTGGCCTCGCCTATCGCATCGATGACGGCATCCCCGTGATGCTCATCGACGAAGCGATTCCCTGGCCGCCGGCCCCCGACGCAGACTAA
- the tyrS gene encoding tyrosine--tRNA ligase — translation MNIIDELAWRGLINQSTDLDALREACEKPISLYCGFDPTGDSLHAGHLVPMVMLRRFQDFGHRPVTLAGGATGMIGDPRDVGERSMLTDEDVAANMEAIKSQLRRFVEFDAGADNDGVMVNNADWTMSMNVIDFLRDVGKNFSLNTMLDRDTVKRRLETDGISYTEFSYMLLQANDFVQLRRNFDAILQIGGGDQWGNIVSGIDLNRRMDGAKVHGLTVPLVTDAEGNKFGKSTGGGKLWLDAEKTSPYSWYQYFINAGDAVVIDYLKWFTFLTRAEIAELETEVAERPFKREAQKRLAREMTNLVHGEEATKAVELASQALFGRAELSDLDEKTLASAVSETEVFEINAGGDRKIVDLLVGTGLVDSRGAARRAIKEGGAYVNNERIESEDWEPTDADLLHGSWLVLRRGKKNFAGVKISA, via the coding sequence ATGAACATCATCGACGAGCTCGCCTGGCGCGGCCTGATCAACCAGTCCACCGACCTGGACGCCCTGCGCGAGGCCTGTGAAAAGCCGATCAGTCTCTACTGCGGTTTCGACCCGACCGGGGACTCCCTCCATGCCGGCCACCTGGTGCCGATGGTGATGCTGCGCCGTTTCCAGGATTTCGGCCACCGCCCCGTCACGCTGGCCGGCGGCGCCACGGGCATGATCGGTGACCCGCGTGACGTCGGGGAGCGCAGCATGCTCACCGACGAGGACGTCGCCGCGAACATGGAGGCGATCAAGTCCCAGCTGCGTCGCTTCGTCGAGTTCGATGCCGGCGCGGACAACGACGGCGTCATGGTGAACAACGCCGACTGGACGATGAGCATGAACGTCATCGACTTCCTGCGCGATGTGGGCAAGAACTTCTCCCTCAACACCATGCTCGACCGCGACACCGTCAAGCGTCGCCTGGAAACTGACGGCATCTCCTACACCGAGTTCTCCTACATGCTGCTGCAGGCCAACGACTTCGTGCAGCTGCGGCGCAACTTCGACGCCATCCTCCAGATCGGTGGCGGCGATCAGTGGGGCAACATCGTCTCCGGCATCGACCTCAACCGGAGGATGGACGGCGCCAAGGTGCACGGCCTCACCGTCCCGTTGGTCACCGACGCCGAGGGCAACAAGTTCGGCAAGTCCACCGGCGGTGGAAAACTGTGGCTGGACGCGGAGAAGACCAGCCCCTACTCCTGGTACCAGTACTTCATCAACGCCGGCGATGCTGTGGTCATCGACTACCTCAAATGGTTCACCTTCCTCACCCGGGCGGAGATCGCCGAACTGGAGACCGAGGTCGCCGAGCGCCCGTTCAAGCGCGAGGCGCAGAAACGACTCGCGCGCGAGATGACCAACCTCGTCCACGGTGAAGAGGCGACAAAGGCAGTCGAGCTCGCCTCGCAGGCGCTCTTCGGCCGCGCCGAGCTGAGCGACCTCGACGAGAAGACCCTCGCATCCGCGGTCTCGGAAACCGAGGTTTTCGAGATCAATGCCGGTGGGGACCGCAAGATCGTCGATCTGCTCGTGGGTACCGGACTCGTCGACTCCCGGGGCGCCGCACGTCGTGCCATCAAGGAAGGTGGCGCATACGTGAACAACGAGCGCATCGAATCCGAGGACTGGGAGCCGACTGACGCAGACCTCCTGCACGGCTCCTGGCTGGTCCTGCGCCGCGGCAAGAAGAACTTCGCCGGCGTGAAGATCAGTGCCTGA
- a CDS encoding TlyA family RNA methyltransferase, translating to MAVARRRLDAELVRRKIARSREQAVEMIRAGRVFVGGFQAMKPATVVEPEVSIRVEETEDDDWASRGAHKLLGALETFEPQGLKVSGRKVLDAGASTGGFTDVLLRRDAAEVVAVDVGYGQLIWRLQNDPRVRVLDRTNIRHLTPEMCGGPCDMMVGDLSFISLRLTLPAIVASLTDGADLLPMVKPQFEVGKDRLGSGGVVRSPQLRAEVTREVAEFAATLGLSCRGVVASPLPGPSGNVEYFLWLIKDGGASAPAPEQLTVMIDQAVQEGPQ from the coding sequence ATGGCTGTCGCACGCAGGCGGCTGGACGCCGAACTGGTCCGCCGCAAGATCGCCCGTTCGCGGGAACAGGCCGTGGAGATGATCAGGGCCGGACGGGTGTTCGTCGGCGGCTTTCAGGCGATGAAGCCCGCGACCGTCGTCGAACCCGAGGTGTCCATCCGTGTGGAGGAGACCGAGGACGATGACTGGGCCTCGCGGGGCGCCCACAAGTTGCTCGGCGCTCTCGAGACCTTCGAGCCGCAGGGGCTGAAGGTCAGCGGACGGAAGGTCCTGGACGCGGGTGCGTCGACGGGAGGATTCACGGATGTGCTGCTTCGTCGCGACGCCGCCGAGGTCGTCGCCGTCGACGTCGGTTACGGCCAGCTCATCTGGCGGCTGCAGAATGATCCGCGCGTGAGGGTGCTCGACCGGACCAACATCCGCCATCTCACCCCCGAGATGTGCGGCGGACCGTGCGACATGATGGTCGGCGATCTGTCGTTCATTTCGCTGCGCCTGACGCTGCCCGCCATTGTGGCGTCCCTTACCGATGGGGCGGATCTGCTGCCCATGGTCAAGCCCCAGTTCGAGGTGGGCAAGGACCGCCTGGGCTCGGGTGGGGTGGTTCGCAGTCCGCAGCTGCGCGCCGAGGTCACCCGGGAGGTGGCGGAGTTCGCCGCTACCCTGGGGCTGAGTTGCAGGGGTGTGGTGGCGTCGCCGCTTCCCGGGCCCAGCGGAAACGTAGAATACTTTCTGTGGCTGATCAAGGACGGCGGCGCATCCGCGCCCGCGCCGGAGCAGCTGACCGTGATGATCGACCAGGCCGTGCAGGAGGGCCCCCAATGA
- a CDS encoding arginine repressor: protein MTTPATRTARQAKILEILSKTRVSSQVQLSELLLDEGFDITQATLSRDLDELGAKKIRPDEGRAYYVVGYVEQALAEQLTGPKEKLRRMLDELVVGVDHSANIAVLRTPPGAAQYLASFIDRVGLDEVVGSIAGDDTIFVLAREPLTGRELGDLLTSR, encoded by the coding sequence ATGACCACCCCGGCAACCCGCACCGCCCGGCAGGCCAAGATCCTGGAGATCTTGTCCAAGACACGGGTCTCCAGCCAGGTGCAGCTGTCGGAACTGCTTCTCGACGAAGGCTTCGACATCACCCAGGCCACCCTGTCCCGGGATCTCGATGAACTCGGCGCGAAGAAGATCCGACCCGACGAGGGCCGGGCCTACTACGTCGTCGGATACGTCGAGCAGGCGCTGGCGGAGCAGCTCACCGGCCCGAAGGAGAAGCTGCGGCGCATGCTCGACGAGCTGGTCGTCGGGGTCGACCACTCGGCCAACATCGCGGTGCTGCGGACCCCGCCCGGGGCGGCCCAGTACCTGGCCAGCTTCATCGACCGGGTCGGCCTCGACGAGGTCGTCGGATCAATCGCGGGTGATGACACCATCTTCGTCCTCGCCCGCGAACCCCTCACCGGCCGTGAGCTGGGGGACCTGCTCACCAGCCGGTGA
- the argH gene encoding argininosuccinate lyase, with translation MQQHGTNEGALWGGRFSGGPSEAMFALSVSTHFDWVLAPYDVLASKAHARVLHSAGLLSDADLATMLDGLDQLGRDVSSGKFGPEPTDEDVHGAMERGLIDRVGPEVGGRLRAGRSRNDQVATLFRMWVRDAVRDIAIGVTELVDALVDQAAAHPDAIMPGKTHFQAAQPVLLAHQLLAHAQPLLRDIERIRDLDKRLAVSPYGSGALAGSSLKLNPEAIAEELGFDSAADNSIDATSSRDFASETAFVLAQISVDMSRMAEEIIAWCTPEFGYVTLADAWSTGSSIMPQKKNPDVAELTRGKSGRLIGNLAGLLATLKAQPLAYNRDLQEDKEPIVDSVSQLNLLLPAMTGLVSTLTFHEDRLRELAPAGFTLATDLAEWMVREGVPFREAHEASGACVRLAEERGVGLNELTDEELQGVDKRLTPAVREVLTIDGAVASRVTRGGTAGVRVAEQRDRVANASRDHHTWATTPVRA, from the coding sequence ATGCAGCAGCACGGAACCAACGAGGGTGCGCTCTGGGGCGGCCGATTCTCCGGTGGCCCGTCGGAGGCCATGTTCGCGCTGAGCGTTTCCACCCACTTCGACTGGGTTCTGGCGCCCTACGACGTGCTCGCCTCCAAGGCGCACGCCCGGGTCCTGCACTCCGCCGGCCTGCTTTCCGACGCCGACCTGGCCACCATGCTCGACGGCCTCGATCAGCTCGGGCGTGACGTCTCCTCCGGCAAGTTCGGCCCCGAGCCCACCGACGAGGACGTTCACGGTGCCATGGAGCGCGGTCTCATCGACCGCGTCGGCCCGGAGGTCGGCGGTCGCCTGCGTGCGGGTCGTTCCCGCAACGATCAGGTGGCCACCCTGTTCCGCATGTGGGTGCGCGACGCGGTCCGTGACATCGCCATCGGCGTCACCGAGCTTGTCGACGCCCTCGTCGACCAGGCCGCCGCCCACCCGGACGCCATCATGCCCGGCAAGACCCACTTCCAGGCCGCGCAGCCCGTGCTGCTCGCCCATCAGCTGCTGGCGCACGCCCAGCCGCTGCTGCGCGACATCGAGCGCATCCGTGACCTGGACAAGCGTCTGGCTGTCAGCCCCTACGGCTCCGGCGCTCTGGCGGGTTCCTCCCTGAAGCTCAACCCGGAGGCGATCGCCGAGGAGCTCGGTTTCGACTCCGCGGCGGACAACTCCATCGACGCCACCTCTTCCCGTGACTTCGCCTCTGAGACGGCCTTCGTGCTGGCCCAGATCTCGGTTGACATGTCCCGTATGGCTGAGGAGATCATCGCGTGGTGTACCCCGGAGTTCGGCTACGTCACGCTCGCCGACGCCTGGTCCACCGGTTCGTCGATCATGCCGCAGAAGAAGAACCCGGATGTCGCGGAGCTGACCCGCGGCAAGTCCGGTCGACTGATCGGCAACCTCGCCGGCCTGTTGGCCACCCTGAAGGCGCAGCCCCTGGCCTACAACCGTGATCTGCAGGAGGACAAGGAGCCCATCGTCGACTCGGTGTCCCAGCTGAATCTGCTGCTGCCCGCGATGACCGGTCTCGTGTCGACGCTGACCTTCCACGAGGATCGTCTGCGCGAGCTCGCTCCGGCCGGGTTCACCCTGGCCACCGACCTCGCCGAGTGGATGGTCCGCGAGGGCGTGCCGTTCCGGGAGGCTCACGAGGCCTCCGGCGCGTGCGTCCGCCTCGCCGAGGAGCGTGGCGTCGGCCTGAACGAGCTGACGGACGAGGAACTGCAGGGCGTCGATAAGCGACTGACCCCCGCGGTGCGTGAGGTGCTCACCATCGACGGCGCGGTGGCGTCGCGTGTCACCCGCGGCGGCACCGCCGGTGTGCGTGTCGCAGAGCAGCGGGACCGGGTGGCAAACGCCTCCCGCGACCACCACACCTGGGCCACCACCCCGGTGCGGGCCTAG
- a CDS encoding NAD kinase, giving the protein MSEHLNDEFREILLVPHTGRSKNLVAAERTAELLDSAGITVRVLVHQDGRPLEGSPVLSRLSRVTHTADAAEGCELVLVLGGDGTFLRAADLAHSVDVPVLGINLGHVGFLAEWEVESLDVAIQRVIDRSYRVEDRMTVDVTVLDNDLEVIGRGWALNEVSVENLNRRGVLDAILEVDGRPVSSFGCDGVLISTPTGSTAYAFSAGGPVLWPELDAILVVPNNAHALFTKPLVVSPRSTVAVESNPESSPAMAVMDGFRPIPMPPGSRVEVVRGSRPVRWVRLDDSTFTDRLVTKLRLPISGWRGPRAQKNP; this is encoded by the coding sequence ATGAGTGAGCACCTGAACGACGAGTTCCGCGAGATTCTGTTGGTCCCGCATACCGGGCGCAGCAAGAATCTCGTGGCGGCGGAACGCACCGCTGAGCTTCTCGACTCCGCCGGCATCACCGTCCGTGTCCTCGTCCATCAGGACGGGCGGCCCCTGGAGGGCAGCCCGGTGCTCTCCCGTCTGTCGCGTGTCACCCACACCGCGGATGCTGCCGAGGGCTGTGAACTGGTGCTCGTCCTCGGTGGCGACGGCACTTTCCTCCGTGCCGCGGACCTGGCGCATTCCGTGGACGTCCCGGTCCTGGGTATCAACCTCGGGCATGTCGGCTTCCTCGCCGAGTGGGAGGTGGAGTCCCTGGATGTGGCGATCCAACGGGTCATCGACCGCTCCTATCGCGTCGAGGACCGCATGACCGTGGACGTCACCGTCCTGGACAATGATCTCGAGGTCATCGGCCGCGGCTGGGCCCTCAACGAGGTCAGCGTGGAGAACCTCAACCGCCGCGGCGTGCTCGACGCCATCCTCGAGGTGGACGGACGGCCCGTCTCCTCCTTCGGCTGCGACGGCGTGCTCATCTCCACTCCGACGGGCTCGACCGCCTACGCGTTCTCCGCCGGCGGCCCGGTGCTGTGGCCGGAGCTCGACGCGATCCTGGTGGTCCCCAACAACGCGCACGCGCTGTTCACGAAGCCGCTGGTGGTCTCCCCGCGGTCGACGGTCGCGGTCGAGTCCAACCCGGAGTCCTCACCCGCGATGGCCGTCATGGACGGTTTCCGCCCCATCCCCATGCCCCCCGGCTCGCGCGTCGAGGTCGTCCGCGGCTCCCGTCCGGTGCGGTGGGTGCGTCTCGACGACTCCACCTTCACCGACCGGCTGGTGACCAAGCTGCGCCTGCCGATCTCCGGTTGGCGGGGCCCGAGGGCACAGAAGAACCCGTAG
- a CDS encoding acetylornithine transaminase, translated as MSDALKQWNEVLMNNYGTPSIELVSGKGATVTDSQGRVHIDMLAGIAVNALGHGHPAIIEAVTHQLSQLGHVSNLFATKPVIQTATTLKERIGDDSARVFFCNSGGEANEAAFKLARLTGRSRVLAAVNGFHGRTMGSLALTGQPEKRKPFEPLPTGVEFYPYGDIDYLTTLVEVNPTDVAAIFLEPIQGETGVIPAPEGFLRSVRELCDTHGILFVADEVQTGVGRTGDFFAFQHDNVLPDVVTMAKGLGGGIPIGATIARGRAAELFGPGSHGTTFGGNPIACAAANAVLGIVDDAFCRDVGRKGEFFAEKLRAIYGVTEVRGRGLMLGVVLEHDVAKQAVAKGFDHGLILNAPADNVIRLTPPLVISDDEMNACVDKLSELLTELSKED; from the coding sequence ATGAGTGACGCACTGAAGCAGTGGAACGAGGTGCTGATGAACAACTACGGCACCCCGTCGATCGAGCTGGTCTCCGGCAAGGGGGCCACGGTGACGGACTCCCAGGGCCGGGTCCACATCGACATGCTGGCGGGCATCGCCGTCAACGCCCTCGGACACGGGCATCCGGCGATCATCGAGGCCGTCACCCACCAGCTCAGCCAGCTCGGCCACGTGTCCAACCTCTTCGCCACCAAGCCGGTCATCCAGACCGCCACGACGTTGAAGGAACGCATCGGCGACGACTCTGCCCGGGTGTTCTTCTGCAACTCCGGTGGCGAGGCCAACGAGGCCGCCTTCAAGCTGGCGCGCCTGACCGGCCGCTCCCGTGTGCTCGCAGCCGTCAACGGCTTCCACGGCCGCACCATGGGTTCGCTGGCCCTGACCGGTCAGCCGGAAAAGCGCAAGCCCTTCGAGCCCCTACCCACCGGCGTGGAGTTCTACCCCTACGGCGACATCGACTACCTGACCACGCTGGTCGAGGTGAACCCGACGGACGTCGCGGCCATCTTCCTCGAACCCATCCAGGGTGAGACCGGTGTCATCCCGGCGCCGGAGGGCTTCCTCCGCTCCGTCCGCGAGCTCTGTGACACCCACGGCATCCTCTTCGTCGCCGATGAGGTGCAGACCGGAGTGGGCCGGACCGGCGATTTCTTCGCCTTCCAGCATGACAACGTCCTCCCCGACGTGGTCACCATGGCCAAGGGCCTCGGCGGCGGCATCCCGATCGGTGCGACGATCGCCCGCGGCCGGGCCGCCGAGCTCTTCGGCCCGGGCTCCCACGGCACCACCTTCGGCGGCAACCCGATCGCGTGTGCCGCCGCCAACGCGGTGCTCGGCATCGTCGACGACGCCTTCTGCCGGGACGTCGGCCGCAAGGGTGAGTTCTTCGCCGAGAAGCTGCGCGCCATCTACGGCGTGACCGAGGTCCGCGGACGTGGACTGATGCTGGGCGTGGTGCTGGAACACGACGTCGCGAAGCAGGCCGTGGCCAAGGGCTTCGACCACGGCCTGATCCTCAACGCACCGGCGGACAACGTCATCCGCCTCACGCCGCCGCTGGTGATCAGCGACGACGAAATGAACGCGTGCGTCGACAAGCTCTCCGAGCTGCTCACCGAACTCTCCAAGGAGGACTGA
- the argF gene encoding ornithine carbamoyltransferase, translated as MTTPNVRHFLADDDLTPAEQAEVLELAAELKKNPLSERPLEGPLSVAVLFDKSSTRTRFSFDAGIAHLGGHAIVVDSGKTQMGKGESYQDTGAVLSRFTEMIVWRTFAHDNLLAMAETATVPIINSLSDDLHPCQILADLQTCVENLCPGQGPAGLKGRKAVYLGDGDNNMANSYMIGFATAGMDIAVIAPDGFQPKPEFVERARRRAEETGATVTVTDDVGAVAGADVVITDTWVSMGMEEDGKDRRTPFLPYQVNAEIMAKAGEQAIFLHCLPAYRGNEVTAEVIDGPASRVFDEAENRLHAQKALMVWLLGNQPGTRPE; from the coding sequence ATGACCACCCCCAACGTGCGGCACTTCCTCGCCGATGACGACCTCACCCCGGCCGAGCAGGCCGAGGTGCTCGAGCTTGCCGCCGAGCTGAAGAAGAATCCGCTGTCGGAGCGTCCCCTCGAGGGCCCGCTCAGCGTGGCGGTACTCTTCGACAAGTCCTCCACCCGCACCCGATTCTCCTTCGACGCCGGAATCGCCCACCTGGGTGGACATGCCATCGTCGTCGACTCGGGCAAGACCCAGATGGGCAAGGGCGAGTCCTATCAGGACACCGGGGCGGTGCTCTCCCGATTCACGGAGATGATCGTGTGGCGCACCTTCGCCCACGACAATCTCCTCGCGATGGCGGAGACCGCCACCGTGCCGATCATCAACTCCCTGTCTGATGATCTGCACCCCTGCCAGATCCTGGCAGATCTGCAGACCTGCGTGGAGAACCTCTGCCCCGGGCAGGGCCCCGCCGGGCTGAAGGGCAGGAAGGCGGTCTATCTGGGTGACGGCGACAACAACATGGCCAACTCCTACATGATCGGTTTCGCCACTGCCGGAATGGACATCGCCGTCATCGCGCCGGACGGGTTCCAGCCGAAGCCGGAGTTCGTCGAGCGTGCGCGCCGCCGCGCGGAGGAGACCGGCGCGACCGTGACCGTCACCGACGACGTCGGGGCAGTCGCCGGCGCGGACGTGGTCATCACCGACACCTGGGTGTCCATGGGCATGGAGGAGGACGGCAAGGACCGCCGCACCCCGTTCCTGCCTTACCAGGTGAACGCGGAGATCATGGCGAAGGCGGGGGAGCAGGCCATCTTCCTGCACTGCCTCCCCGCCTACCGCGGCAACGAGGTCACCGCCGAGGTCATCGACGGACCCGCCTCCCGCGTGTTCGACGAAGCGGAGAACCGTCTGCACGCGCAGAAGGCACTCATGGTGTGGCTGCTGGGCAACCAACCCGGCACCCGGCCGGAGTAG
- a CDS encoding argininosuccinate synthase: MSARVVLAYSGGLDTTVAIPYLSKMTGGEVVAVSLDLGQGGEDMESVRQRALDSGAVESIVIDARDEFAEEYCLPTIKANGMYMKQYPLVSAISRPLIVKHLVKAAEEFGGTHVSHGCTGKGNDQVRFEVGFRNANPELEIIAPARDYAWTRDKAIAFAEEIDLPIEQSASSPFSIDQNVWGRAIETGYLEDLWNAPTKDIYAYTEEPTLGNAPDELIISFKAGKPVAIDGKPVTMLEAIEELNRRGGAQGVGRLDMVEDRLVGIKSREIYEAPGAMILIKAHEAIEDVTVERELARYKRLVDARWSEEVYDGLWFGPLKRSLDAFIESTQEHVTGDIRLVLHAGSITVNGRRSGHSLYDFNLATYDSGDTFDQTMAKGFVKLHGLSSEIANKRDREAK, translated from the coding sequence ATGTCTGCACGCGTCGTCCTCGCCTACTCTGGCGGCCTCGACACCACCGTCGCCATCCCCTACCTGTCGAAGATGACCGGTGGAGAGGTTGTCGCCGTGTCCCTGGATCTCGGTCAGGGCGGCGAGGACATGGAGTCCGTGCGCCAGCGCGCCCTGGACTCCGGTGCCGTCGAGTCCATCGTCATCGACGCCCGCGACGAGTTCGCCGAGGAGTACTGCCTGCCGACCATCAAGGCCAACGGCATGTACATGAAGCAGTACCCGCTGGTGTCCGCGATCTCCCGCCCGCTGATCGTCAAGCACCTGGTCAAGGCCGCCGAGGAGTTCGGCGGCACCCATGTCTCCCACGGCTGCACCGGCAAGGGCAACGACCAGGTCCGTTTCGAGGTCGGCTTCCGCAACGCCAACCCGGAACTGGAGATCATCGCCCCGGCCCGTGACTACGCCTGGACCCGCGACAAGGCCATCGCCTTCGCCGAGGAGATCGACCTGCCGATCGAGCAGTCCGCATCCTCCCCGTTCTCCATCGACCAGAACGTGTGGGGCCGCGCCATCGAGACCGGCTACCTCGAGGACCTGTGGAACGCCCCGACCAAGGACATCTACGCCTACACCGAGGAGCCGACCCTGGGTAACGCCCCGGACGAGCTCATCATCTCCTTCAAGGCCGGTAAGCCGGTAGCCATCGACGGCAAGCCCGTCACCATGCTCGAAGCCATCGAGGAGCTCAACCGTCGCGGCGGCGCCCAGGGCGTCGGTCGCCTGGACATGGTCGAGGACCGTCTCGTGGGCATCAAGTCCCGTGAGATCTACGAGGCACCGGGCGCCATGATCCTGATCAAGGCCCACGAGGCCATCGAGGACGTCACCGTCGAGCGCGAGCTCGCCCGCTACAAGCGTCTCGTCGACGCCCGCTGGTCCGAGGAGGTCTACGACGGCCTCTGGTTCGGCCCGCTGAAGCGTTCCCTCGACGCTTTCATCGAGTCCACCCAGGAGCATGTCACCGGCGACATCCGTCTGGTCCTGCACGCGGGTTCCATCACCGTCAACGGTCGTCGCTCCGGCCACTCCCTGTACGACTTCAACCTGGCGACCTACGACTCCGGCGACACCTTCGACCAGACCATGGCCAAGGGATTCGTCAAGCTGCACGGCCTGTCTTCCGAGATCGCCAACAAGCGCGACCGCGAGGCGAAGTAA